In the Alligator mississippiensis isolate rAllMis1 chromosome 7, rAllMis1, whole genome shotgun sequence genome, one interval contains:
- the LOC132251320 gene encoding uncharacterized protein LOC132251320 isoform X2 yields the protein MGRSPMASTAHGRAEGGRGSRVVEKMPTELEPVAAARRPFAAQITASVKVEEISPDKMQPTVSLQEPGDCWLEQPKARCTDRHREEAGLGETTGPQDKTPHVPKEQPSSDQKSDSPKTEETWDCAPDESCSGSYPGQSPSPGAGTFSRADEQPPEEVPVFLELQRTCPGRMGEMDSLIPQPGQLGKGQGMPPKQGSCGLDGTAWRAAFSPWAAFCPPLLQVHCDTPPPIGNVWGEAWGAHVPPDRESMGARQLWPHRHCQHLRELAQTREAAVTHAATTRKHNTAVSATEPSKSPPAWPRPWSV from the exons ATGGGCAGAAGCCCGATGGCCAGTACAGCTCATGGGCGCGCCGAAG GTGGCCgggggagcagggtggtggaGAAAATGCCGACCGAgctggagcccgtggcagccGCGCGCCGTCCCTTCGCAGCCCAG ATCACAGCGAGTGTGAAGGTTGAGGAGATCTCCCcagacaagatgcagcccacggTGTCATTGCAGGAACCTGGCGAttgctggctggagcagcccaAGGCCCGTTGTACAGACAGGCATCGGGAGGAGGCAGGACTGGGGGAAACCACAGGACCTCAGGACAAGACCCCTCATGTCCCCAAAGAGCAGCCCTCGTCCGACCAGAAGTCAG attcTCCTAAAACAGAGGAGACCTGGGACTGCGCACCAGACGAGAGCTGCTCAGGTTCCTACCCTGGACAAAGTCCTTCCCCAGGAGCAG GGACCTTTAGCAGAGCTGATGAACAGCCTCCTGAGGAGGTGCCCGTATTCCTGGAGCTACAGAGGACTTGCCCGGGGAGAATGGGAGAGATGGATTCCCTGATACCTCAACCAggccagctggggaaggggcagggcatgcCTCCAAAGCAG ggatcctgcgggctggatggaacggcttggcgggccgcattcagcccatgggccgcattttgcccacccctgctccaggtaCACTGTGACACCCCACCACCCATAGGCAACGTgtggggagaggcatggggggcacatgtaccccctgacagGGAGTCCATGGGAGCtcgccagctctggccccaccgccactgccagcatctgcgggagcttgcccagactcgggaggcagcAGTCACCCATGCCGCCACCACCAGGAAGCACAACACTGCGGTCTCTGCAACTGAACCCAGCAAGTCCCCTCCAGCCTGGCCTAGACCGTGGAGCGTATAG
- the LOC132251320 gene encoding uncharacterized protein LOC132251320 isoform X1 gives MGSHGRACPPVPAAGSSWPQLWKQLELGNEFPTLETWHQHFQSLCSQEAEELWELCSRLRELCQRWLEPSTAARSRCWSKPWPSCPRDNAGSGGTVWTPVPSQWPRARVFRWDRRGEKWLFHPDHHSCRPHLHVSGGRSPPSCLPVPGSPVTDLSHSQITASVKVEEISPDKMQPTVSLQEPGDCWLEQPKARCTDRHREEAGLGETTGPQDKTPHVPKEQPSSDQKSDSPKTEETWDCAPDESCSGSYPGQSPSPGAGTFSRADEQPPEEVPVFLELQRTCPGRMGEMDSLIPQPGQLGKGQGMPPKQGSCGLDGTAWRAAFSPWAAFCPPLLQVHCDTPPPIGNVWGEAWGAHVPPDRESMGARQLWPHRHCQHLRELAQTREAAVTHAATTRKHNTAVSATEPSKSPPAWPRPWSV, from the exons ATGGGCTCCCATGGCAGAGCATGTCCTCCTgtcccggcagcagggagctcctggccccagctctggaaaCAGCTGGAACTGGGGAATGAGTTCCCCACCCTAGAGACCTGGCACCAGCACTTccaaagcctctgctcccaggaGGCGGAGGAGCTTTGGGAGCTCtgcagccgcctgcgggagctgtgccagcgctggctggagcccagcaccgcagcaaggagcaggtgctggagcaagccctggccatcctgccccagagataatgctgggagtgggggcacggTGTGGACACCTGTGCCAAGTCAGTGGCCCAGGGCGAGGGTTTTCAGGTGGGACAGGCGGGGTGAGAAGTGGTTGTTTCACCCTGATCATCACAGCTGCCGTCCCCACCTCCATGTGTCTGGGGGACGTTCCCCTCCGTCCTgtctcccagttcctggctccCCAGTGACAGATTTATCTCATTCCCAGATCACAGCGAGTGTGAAGGTTGAGGAGATCTCCCcagacaagatgcagcccacggTGTCATTGCAGGAACCTGGCGAttgctggctggagcagcccaAGGCCCGTTGTACAGACAGGCATCGGGAGGAGGCAGGACTGGGGGAAACCACAGGACCTCAGGACAAGACCCCTCATGTCCCCAAAGAGCAGCCCTCGTCCGACCAGAAGTCAG attcTCCTAAAACAGAGGAGACCTGGGACTGCGCACCAGACGAGAGCTGCTCAGGTTCCTACCCTGGACAAAGTCCTTCCCCAGGAGCAG GGACCTTTAGCAGAGCTGATGAACAGCCTCCTGAGGAGGTGCCCGTATTCCTGGAGCTACAGAGGACTTGCCCGGGGAGAATGGGAGAGATGGATTCCCTGATACCTCAACCAggccagctggggaaggggcagggcatgcCTCCAAAGCAG ggatcctgcgggctggatggaacggcttggcgggccgcattcagcccatgggccgcattttgcccacccctgctccaggtaCACTGTGACACCCCACCACCCATAGGCAACGTgtggggagaggcatggggggcacatgtaccccctgacagGGAGTCCATGGGAGCtcgccagctctggccccaccgccactgccagcatctgcgggagcttgcccagactcgggaggcagcAGTCACCCATGCCGCCACCACCAGGAAGCACAACACTGCGGTCTCTGCAACTGAACCCAGCAAGTCCCCTCCAGCCTGGCCTAGACCGTGGAGCGTATAG